The DNA region TTGAACGAGTACGGTATGAAACTCAACCCAGCGAAGTGCACCTTCGGAGTCACGTCCGGCGAATTCTTAGGTTACATAGTCACTCAAAGGGGAATCGAAGCAAACCCAAAGCAGATATCCGCCATCCTTGATCTCCCCAGTCCCAAGAACAGCCGTGAGGTGCAACGATTGACCGGTCGCATTGCAGCACTCAACCGGTTTATCTCCCGATCAACCGATAAGTGCCTTCCGTTTTACGATCTGCTGCGCGGCAACAAGAAATTCATCTGGGACGAGCGTTGTGAGGAAGCGTTCGATCAGCTCAAGCGCTATCTCACAACACCACCGGTACTAGCAAAGCCAGATAAAGGTGACACGCTATACCTTTACATCGCAGTATCCAACGCGGCCGTTAGTAGCGTACTCGTCAAAGAAGATCGGGGGAAGCAACGACCGATATTCTATATCAGCCAACGCATGACCGACGCCAAAACACGTTATTCGACGCTCGAAAAAATGGCATTCGCTGTCAGAACTTCAGCACGCAAGTTGAGGCCATACTTCCAGTCTCATTCGATCGTCGTCCTCACCAACTTCCCGCTACGAACCATCATGCAGAATGCCAACCACTCTGGCAGACTCTCGAAGTGGGCTATTGAACTCAGCGAATACGATGTTACGTTCCAAAACAGACCAGCCGCCAAATCACAAGTTCTAGCCGATTTCCTCATCGAGTTAACACCTGAACTTGAGCAAGACCTCAAGCTACCGAGCGACGACTGGATCTTGCATGTCGACGGATCGTCTTCCATCAAAGGCTCCGGGGTTGGCGTCCATCTCCAATCTCCAACCGGAGAACTGCTCCGGCAATCTTTCCGACTCGGCTTCAAAGCATCCAACAATGAAGCTGAGTACGAAGCTCTCATCGCCGGTCTACGTTTAGCACGAGCTGTCCAAGCGAAACGCATTCATGCGTACTGTGACTCTCAGTTGGTCGCGAATCAGTTTAGTGGCGACTACGACGCCAAGAACGAACGAATGGACGCTTACCTCAAAGTCGTCCAAGACCTCACCAGGGAGTTCGAGTCTTTCAAACTTACGAAAATTCCCCGTGGTGAAAACGTTTGCGCAGACGCGCTAGCAGCGCTCGGAAGCAGCCCAGCTGATCAAGTCAAGCGGACTATACCGATCCAACACATCGACAAACCAAGCATCACATTATCTCATGACGCGGACGAACATGTAGCAGCGATCGATGCACCAACCGCCATGGATACCAGTGAGTCGATCGATCAACCTGATGATTCACCTCCTGACTGGCGAATCCCATTCATTCGATATCTATCCAACGGAGAGGTCCCGGAAAACAAGTGGGAAGCCCGCCGTTTGAAAGCTAAGTGTGCGAACTACGTTCTCATTGACGGGCGGTTACATCGATGGACTTCCGCCAAAGTTCTTCTCACATGTCTTAATACAGAGGAGGCAGCATTGGCGATGGCAGAAACTCACGAAGGAGGAGCTGGAAACCATTCAGGCGGCCGTTCTTTAGCTCTTAAAGTCAAGAAAGATGGATTCTACTGGCCGACAATGATCGCCGACTGCGACAATTACGCACGTCGGTGTGATAAGTGCCAACGACACGCATCAGACATACACTGTCCGACCGAACTGCTGCAAACCTCTACAGCTCCATACCCGTTCATGCGTTGGGCGATGGATCTTGTCGGACCGATGCCAAGCTCCAGACAACGAAAATACATCCTAATCATGACGGATTATTTcaccaagtgggtagaagcgaaGGCGCTCGTCAACATCACCGATAAAGAAGTGCAAAACTTCGTGTGGAAGAACATCATCTGTCGGCATGGTCTTCCCTACGAAATCGTCACCGACAACGGTTCTCAGTTCATCTCAGGAGACTTTCGTGGCTTTTTGGAACGATGGGGGATTCGCTTGAACACATCAACGCCCAGAAATCCACAAAGCAACGGCCAAGCAGAAGCCACCAACAAGACGATCATCGCGGGAATTAAGAAACGCCTCGATCTCAAGAAGGGACACTGGGCGGACGAGCTCGATGGAGTACTCTGGTCGCATCGAACGACTCCGCGACGGGCGACCGGTCAAACGCCATTCTCTCTAGCTTATGGAGTGAAGCAATGGCTCCAGCTGAAGTCAACGTGACGAGCTTGCGGCGGGCGAAGATGCCACAAAACGCAGAACTCAACAAAGGGATGCTGCTCGATGCTTTGGACGCGATCGAAGAACGACGGGACCAAGCACTTCTCCGAATCCAGAATTACCAACACCTCGCCGAGTCCTACTACAACAGGAAGGTTCGTGCCAGACCATTGGAACTTGATGACTTGGTTTTGCGCAAAGTGTTCGAGAACACAAAAGAACGAGGCGCCGGCAAGCTGGGAACGAACTGGGAAGGCCCATACAAGATAGTCAAAATCGTCAAACCGGGGGTATACCGATTGGAACTTCCGCCGGAGAGCAAGTACCGAGAGCTTGGAACGCTTCCAACCTCAAGAAATATTACGTCTAAGTTCCTTccgtcacaaaaaaaaaaaaaaaaaaaaaaaacataaaaaaaaaaaaacaaaaaaaaaaaaaaaaggaaaaaaagaaaaataactgAGCGAATGATCTCACCATCACTTTCGCTCAAAACCGAATGGATGGCACCACGTCACTTCCATTCAGTTTCCGGCAGATGATACCACATCACTTCTGCCAAAACCCCGAATTAGCTTGCTCACGTCACTTTTGCCTCAATTGTGGCAGATGACTAAAGCACTCATTCGGACAAATCGAACTACGATCGGCTTGATCCCTCCAtgagggtacgtaggcagcctaaCAAAAGGGTGCAGCCACAATCCCAACCAAAAACACACATGGATCAGGAAAAACAAGGTGGAACTCTCTTGCGGCACCGTACGACCGCACGTATACTACTTTCGCAATGCCGAATAACTACGCATCGTATAGCCCGAACAAACCTTGGTTCCAGAGCGAATGATCTCACATTCACTTTCGCTCAACACCGAATGGATGACACCACGTCACTTCCATTCAGTTTCCGGCAGATGATACCACAGCACTTCTGCCACAGCCCCGAATGAGCCTGCTCCCGTCACTTTTGCTTCAACAATAGTAGGTGACTAAAGCACTCATTCGCGCAATGATCCGCAATCCATCCGATCACAAACGTCCAGTCATCGTCACGCGATTGCTCCCCAAAATCAAACAAGTCACACGATCACTCGTGTAGGTAACGGACTGTCGTGCTGGGAAAGCTCTCCTGAGATAGAACCAAGATGTTGATGGCACGACGTATCGGGTCTTCCGCTGGTCTTAACGATCGATCGGTCGCTAAGCCGCACATCTCGCATGATTCGCGAAGTCAGTCAAACGCAAGAAAACTAAGGAGCAATCTACTAAGGTTGCGACAAGCTTCTCAGGAAACAAACCAAGAGTCTTAAGAATACAACAGAATCCGAACGTCCAGCCAACAGCCTTAACGGCCGGGcagtacaaaaaaaaagggaCAGAAAAAGATGTCTAAAGAGTACAACAAACTCAAAGAAGATGTCTAAAGAAAAAGTGACAACATAGTGTAAATAATGAAACAACAACACACAGCTGATCAGTCTCCAGCGATCGATCTTCAGGCAACCTTGTCAGAAGAGGAAGCACCTGTTGCCGCGGCCGTAGGCTCCTGGCTCGAGTCAGATTGGTTCAAACCTGGGGATACGACAAGACTGGAGAAGCGAGGAAGAACGAAGTCCTGCTCCGTGATAACCTCGACGGTAACTTCCTCCATCTCTCTCCTGAACTCCGCCTCGTTAGCAGTCAAGGTATCGATGAGCTCCTTTGGGATGGTCGTACCAAAATCTTTCAGTACATCCATCGAAGCTAAAGTCCCGGAGGCCTCACTGTGAAGAATAAGTTTCTCTTCACGTCTGTCCCGATCAATCATATACCTCCTGAACTTATCGAAGCATTCGTTCGCCGCAGCCGAGATACGGCTCGTCTGAGAAGCGATGTCGCGTCGATGCACCTGTTTTGCGAATTCCATCGTCTTCTTCAGATCCTCAGCCTCCGCCTCCAATCGAGCAACCTTACTATGAGCGATCGCCAGTGCTTCCTTAAGGTCCTTGGTCGCTCGAGCATCTTGCTTGCGTTCGAGAGAGTAACGGCTACGCTCGGCAATCATTTCCTTAGATTTCTCGAGAGCTCTCCCCTTCAGCCTATCAATCTCCGCATCTTTGGCTTCAATTTCAGCTCCCGCTGTCGCAAGATCCGAAGACATACTCCTGAGCGTCCGTTCATAGTCCCATACAAGCAAGTTTTTACGGAAAATAGCCTGCAAGTAGAAACAcagaaaaacaaagagaaagcaGTGATCAGACGAACGACAAAGGTATAACAGGATATAATCATTAGCCAGACGCATACCTCAACATCTGCTTGGGCCGACCGAATGAATCCATCCGGAAACACGAGCTCAGAAACCGGCGGCATCATACGCCCATCGACTCGGATCTGGCTTACCAACTTGGCGCATGCGTCAGGATCGTTAACAAACGACCCATCGGCGTCATGACAGAAAGTCCAACGCTCGGATGAGGCTGATGGAAGCTTGCTGGATGGAGGACCCAAACCTCCCCAAGGCAGTAGATGAGAAGCAGGAAGAGCAATCTCCTTGGAAGAGGAAATAAGATGGTCATGTAGCGTCTTCAATATTTTGCCCCTAGGTTCCAGAGAACTCTCGCCGATCGGGTCCTTCCTTTTCCCAACAGCCGATGCGACAGATCCCTTCTCAATAGGATCTCCATTTTCATCCACCTGATCGATAGAACGATCACCCGATACCACTTCTTTCTCAACCGGATCAGTCTCACCATCGGAGTTGTCCGCCACTCTCCTATcggttctcttcttcttcctctttttcttcttcttcgattgGTCAGCTTCCAGAGCAGGTTCGATCAGTCGCCCGTCGTTTGCACCCTCGACCAGCGGATCGGTAGAAACAGTCGTCGTCACTCCTACCAGCGACCCCTGAAGCTCAGCTTCCTTCTTCTCGGGCACAGACGTAGAACCAAAGCTCTTCCCCCTCAATTGGGCGCGAAGAATCTCACCGTAACTTGGGCACGCTTTCGGAGCCTTCCCCATAAGTGGAAGCTTTAGCCTTTTTCCGGGTCCTACCAAGCACGGAACGTCCATCGACCAATcagctaataaaaaaaaagagaagagcaaAGACAGTCAGCGTCGgagacagagaaacaaaaataaagtaattgtGTGAAGCAACGGAAACGAACCTCTTGCGATACGTTCGCGCTGGCGATCGACCCTTTGACGATCGAAGCTCGCCCATTCTTGCTCCTCAAGCACCATGACCTTTAGAAGATCGTTCCAGAAATCATCCTGAGGACTGGCGATGTTCGGGTGAGCAACTGCAAAATCAAGAAAGATACAAAGTTAGAACTCATACCGAGACTTCAATATCTCAGTATCAACTTATTACCAATTTCGGGATTCCACAAAACACGAGAGCTTTCGGGTGGAGGAACTTCAAAGGCAGCACCGTTAGCTCTGACATAAAAATACGAGCGTTGCCAAGACTTCGTCCCAGGATGACCAGTCAAGACGTTAACCCCGGTGCGCATCTGCATCGATAGAAAACCGTGCGGTTTCGGTTGTGGCTGCGTCAACTCTTCGAAAATACGGACAGACATCGACACATCGATCTCTGCAGCAATTACCATCAGTGCGACAGCGATCCTCACGATCCCAACCATCAGCTGAGTTAAAGCTATATCCCGGCGCGCGCAGTAAGAAGTGACCAAGCGTGGGATCGGGAACCACAGCTTCGAATCTTTCTGGAAGAACGACTCATAAACGCAACAATAACCCATTGGTGGAGCCCAAGGACGCTGGTCGGGCTGCGGGATGATAAACTCAACACCACGCGCTCGACATTCTCTCAACAGTGAAGACACACTCTTGAAAGTTGATTCGGTCGGCCGAACGTCATCCCAGACCTGTCCCTCCACCACCGATGGCCGAGCCAACTCCGGGGACAAATCACGGAGCTGTGCGATCGCTCCTTCAAGACCACTGCAAACGAATGGAGTCAATCGACAAATCTTTTCATTAGAAGCGCTCGAACGACCGCCGATATCTCTACCTGAGATCCCGTAACTCGCAACGGACTCGTTTCCTCCAATCTCCATCCTCACAGCAGCTCTCCCAACCTTCCCGCTGGATACGAGACCGTCGACCGACGAACAAACTCCGCTCCCACCACCTTGGGCGAAATCCTCAGCGCCAAGGATCCGATCGAAGCCTCGGATCTCAACGCCGATCGATGGCTTCGGATCACAAGGATGGTCCCTCTCGTCGATCTGAACCTCCCCATCTCTCTCGGACTCGGACGATTCCGATCGATCCGATACCATCGCCCACACACCGATCGATTTCGAGCTAGTGCGAACGCccgaagacaaaaaaaaaatcgaagaaGGAGCAAGATGGGGGCGATCGCCGCGAGGAGCCCTAGGgcgaaaaggaaagaaaaagaagaggagaaagagaaaggGAGGGGAAAagtgaagaaataaaagaaaaaagacaagaGCTCCCCTATTTATAGTAAAAGACCCGCGCCCCGAGAGTGGATCAACCATTTTGTCCGACGGACAAATGAAGAAACCCGGTTTAGATCGGTTTACAGCGATTGGATATTTAAATTCAGACGTCGAACCGGAATCATCTCTCTCAATCCCAACGTGAAACCGGTTAGACCGTTCTTTGGTTGGGCGAATAGCGGATTGATCGACGCACGAAGGCAGCTCGTTCGAAAAGAAAACCAAAGACGACCGATCGAAGTTTAACAAGCGCCGCAACAACTATCGATCGGTCAGCACGCACCTCCGCACGACGAGAAGACCGATCGGTCACCGGGAACCAGATACGACGGCCGTTTTCTATGGGACGGGACTGATCGATCTCCCTGCACTCCGAACACCGATCTGGCGGATCGATCGACGCACGAAGGCAGCTCGTTCGAAAAGAAAACCAAAGACGACCGATCGAAGTTTAACAAGCGCCGCAACAACTATCGATCGGTCAGCACACACCTCCGCACGACGAGAAGACCGATCGGTCACCGGGAACCAGATACGACGGCCGTTTTCTATGGGATGGGATCGATCGATCGACTCCAGCACACGACGTCCTGCCGCACGACCGACTGATCGATCGCCCTGAACTCCAAACGCCGATCGGCCACTCCTTTGTAAATGGTTAGTCACCGAAGTCAAAAGAACGAAACGCACTCTAAAAACGAACCAGCGTCGAACCTGTTATTCTCAGAACCAGAACCTTACTATTCATCGCGCGACATTTACCACATCTCACCAATGgagtggggggggggggggcttACTGTTGGAGACGGATCTAACATCCCTCCACAAGGCCCATCGAACAACAGCTTTCGGCCCATCAACATCGAGACCTATCTTTTGAGATTGGTTCGATTGATTAAATCGATCGATTAGACCAGATGACCGATCGATCAGTTAGACTTACTTTGGCTCAATACGCCATCGTTTGGTCGCGAAGCCCATCGAACATGGATTCAGGCCCAAAGTCTCTAGGGCGAACGAGTCCTAGGGCAAACGAAGTGCAGAGGAACGAGAACTATAAAAGGAGGTCgaaggagaaagagaaaggGATCCGAAATACACTTTAGAGCACTGACGGCAAGATTAGGGTTTACCAACCAATCGATCTACCTTGTGTTCTTGCCGGCGCTTTTAGCAAAGCTCCGgccttttctttctttcgttTCACCTCCTTGTAGTCCGTTCGAACTCATTCACTAATCAATAAAACGTCTTCGTAAGACCCACAAAACCGAATCTTCTTTACTTTCAGTCGATCAACAAACTCGGATTCAACATTGTTGACGTGGCATACTCACTTTGTTAACATCGTTCCCTgcttctccatctccatctccatctccatcatcACCCAGAGAGAGATTCGCAAAAGCTTTGGCGGCATCATCGGAGTCACTCCCGTCGCCGAATCTCAGCTCGTtggcagaagaagaagatgcagcAGCTTGAGCTTGAGGTTGGGTGAGAGAATAGGAGTCATCAAGTAGAAACT from Raphanus sativus cultivar WK10039 chromosome 8, ASM80110v3, whole genome shotgun sequence includes:
- the LOC108835724 gene encoding uncharacterized protein LOC108835724, giving the protein MVLEEQEWASFDRQRVDRQRERIARADWSMDVPCLVGPGKRLKLPLMGKAPKACPSYGEILRAQLRGKSFGSTSVPEKKEAELQGSLVGVTTTVSTDPLVEGANDGRLIEPALEADQSKKKKKRKKKRTDRRVADNSDGETDPVEKEVVSGDRSIDQVDENGDPIEKGSVASAVGKRKDPIGESSLEPRGKILKTLHDHLISSSKEIALPASHLLPWGGLGPPSSKLPSASSERWTFCHDADGSFVNDPDACAKLVSQIRVDGRMMPPVSELVFPDGFIRSAQADVEAIFRKNLLVWDYERTLRSMSSDLATAGAEIEAKDAEIDRLKGRALEKSKEMIAERSRYSLERKQDARATKDLKEALAIAHSKVARLEAEAEDLKKTMEFAKQVHRRDIASQTSRISAAANECFDKFRRYMIDRDRREEKLILHSEASGTLASMDVLKDFGTTIPKELIDTLTANEAEFRREMEEVTVEVITEQDFVLPRFSSLVVSPGLNQSDSSQEPTAAATGASSSDKVA